A genomic segment from Tuwongella immobilis encodes:
- a CDS encoding purine-nucleoside phosphorylase, whose protein sequence is MTALYDQIQESAAALKGRWNRTPKVGIILGTGLGGLAEEITADDKIPYDQIPHFLKSTVASHKGQLVVGTLEGQTVMAMEGRFHAYEGYSLQSITFPVRVMKAMGCEVLIVSNACGGLNPQYSKGDLMVIEDHINLMGDNPLIGPNDDRLGDRFPDMCYPYDRELIAKAMQIALEERIVCHKGVYSALKGPCLETRAEYRFLRTIGADVIGMSTIPEVIVGVHSKMRILGFSIITDMCLADALEPVSLPEIIATANTAEKKLRTIVKRVLASL, encoded by the coding sequence ATGACCGCACTGTACGATCAAATCCAAGAATCTGCCGCGGCTTTGAAGGGTCGTTGGAATCGCACGCCGAAAGTTGGCATCATTCTGGGCACCGGCCTGGGAGGATTGGCCGAGGAAATCACCGCCGACGACAAAATTCCCTACGATCAGATTCCGCATTTTCTGAAATCCACGGTGGCCAGCCACAAGGGGCAACTCGTGGTCGGCACGTTGGAAGGTCAGACCGTCATGGCGATGGAAGGCCGCTTCCATGCTTATGAAGGGTACAGTTTGCAGTCGATCACATTCCCGGTTCGGGTGATGAAGGCCATGGGCTGCGAGGTGCTGATTGTCAGCAATGCGTGCGGTGGGCTGAATCCGCAGTATTCCAAGGGCGATCTGATGGTCATCGAAGACCATATTAACCTGATGGGCGATAATCCGCTGATTGGGCCGAATGACGATCGCCTGGGGGACCGCTTTCCGGACATGTGTTATCCGTATGACCGCGAGTTAATCGCCAAAGCGATGCAAATTGCGTTGGAAGAACGCATTGTCTGCCATAAGGGTGTGTATTCTGCGCTGAAGGGGCCGTGCTTGGAGACGCGAGCGGAATACCGCTTTTTGCGGACGATTGGAGCGGATGTGATTGGCATGTCGACAATTCCCGAGGTGATTGTTGGCGTGCATAGCAAGATGCGGATTCTGGGCTTCTCGATTATCACGGATATGTGCTTGGCGGATGCGTTGGAGCCGGTGAGTCTTCCGGAAATTATTGCGACTGCCAACACAGCGGAAAAGAAACTGCGCACCATCGTCAAGCGGGTACTCGCGAGTCTGTAA
- a CDS encoding leucine-rich repeat domain-containing protein, with amino-acid sequence MQSQSESQPTSGKLFAQITRTPSFQPRLATARHLRGHDQPAVREWHAFGIDSVEWHHERITGLRITARGWISHHVRLLQDFPDLTTIRLRLVRPYVSELAKSRSFDRLTGIDIADNDLTADSVTTLAQAIPTESVRTLNLAGNRLTAPDIERLLADFGWTRLESLDLTGNDTSGIAVRNWRLPTTLRDLRLNRTQLQHLPTLPAGLFECSAAENPSLQVADESRFWASLADRAWQKLDLAGCDLGGQSADWLRLLPESKGVRHLRLSQNRLNADELVAFAQFGWFTACESLDLAGNPMGPFGFQAVREAIVPSRCRRLDLQRIELTDWALHAWIAASRAAPAAESLESLESLSLAWNPLSEKSLRAFCESGLAPNLRELDLSGITMSLPLIEALVRRSECARLERLILRDCPRLRETGIARLRNRFGENVQF; translated from the coding sequence ATGCAGTCGCAATCGGAATCCCAGCCAACCTCCGGGAAACTGTTCGCACAAATCACCCGAACCCCCTCATTTCAACCCCGACTCGCCACCGCTCGCCACCTTCGCGGTCACGACCAACCCGCAGTCCGCGAATGGCATGCCTTTGGCATCGACTCCGTCGAATGGCATCACGAACGCATCACCGGTCTCCGCATCACCGCACGCGGCTGGATCAGCCACCATGTGCGACTTCTCCAGGACTTTCCCGACCTCACCACGATCCGGCTCCGACTTGTGCGGCCCTATGTCAGCGAATTGGCCAAAAGTCGGTCATTCGATCGACTTACCGGAATCGATATCGCCGATAATGATTTGACCGCCGACTCCGTGACGACTCTGGCCCAAGCGATTCCCACGGAATCGGTGCGAACATTGAATCTGGCCGGCAATCGGCTGACGGCACCAGACATTGAGCGACTTCTGGCCGACTTTGGCTGGACTCGCCTGGAGTCGCTCGATCTCACCGGGAACGACACTTCCGGGATCGCCGTTCGAAATTGGCGTCTGCCAACAACTCTGCGCGATCTGCGGCTCAATCGCACGCAGTTGCAGCATCTTCCGACATTGCCTGCGGGACTGTTCGAATGTTCGGCAGCCGAAAATCCGTCGCTCCAAGTTGCCGATGAGAGTCGATTCTGGGCATCCCTGGCCGATCGGGCATGGCAGAAACTCGATCTCGCTGGCTGCGACCTGGGCGGACAATCGGCCGATTGGCTTCGATTGCTTCCAGAATCGAAGGGTGTTCGCCATCTTCGACTCTCCCAGAATCGCTTGAATGCGGATGAACTGGTTGCGTTCGCTCAATTTGGGTGGTTCACCGCATGTGAATCGCTCGACCTTGCGGGTAATCCGATGGGACCGTTCGGATTCCAAGCCGTGCGAGAGGCCATTGTGCCGAGCCGTTGTCGGCGATTGGATTTGCAGCGAATCGAACTCACCGACTGGGCCTTGCATGCCTGGATTGCCGCGAGTCGAGCAGCCCCTGCTGCAGAATCGCTCGAGTCGCTGGAATCGTTATCCTTGGCATGGAACCCGCTATCCGAGAAGAGTTTGCGTGCATTCTGCGAATCGGGGCTTGCTCCGAATCTACGAGAACTCGATCTCTCGGGAATCACGATGTCGCTCCCGCTCATCGAAGCGCTGGTGCGGCGTTCGGAATGCGCCCGTTTGGAGCGACTCATCCTCCGCGATTGTCCCCGACTGCGCGAAACGGGAATCGCACGATTGCGGAACCGATTTGGCGAGAACGTGCAATTCTGA
- a CDS encoding GTPase: MAANLTPQYLEAEEEYRRAKTAAEKLAALKKMWVELPKHKASEKLQADLKTKMSDLRDEVENEKAGKKKGGPSYKFLKQGAGQLVLLGGPNTGKSSILAKLTKAAPDIAPYPFTTREPSIGMMDYEDVRLQLLDTPPITADVMEPAVGEIVRACSAAILTVDLGDDDGPFAIEPVIERLAGVRKELVAELPEDGGEPTTFYIRTLVLGTRIDMDGASDRLDMVREILGNRFPMLTVSLETGEGVAEMRKAFFDLLRVMRIYTKSPGKSADMTSPFTCPIGSTVSEFAGCVHQDFTDKVKSARVWGTGVFDGQTVGRDHVLHDRDVVELQV, from the coding sequence ATGGCCGCGAATTTGACGCCGCAATATCTCGAAGCCGAGGAAGAATATCGCCGCGCCAAAACCGCTGCCGAAAAGCTCGCCGCACTCAAAAAAATGTGGGTGGAACTCCCCAAACATAAGGCGAGCGAAAAACTCCAAGCCGATCTCAAAACCAAAATGAGCGACCTTCGCGATGAGGTCGAAAACGAGAAGGCCGGCAAGAAAAAGGGTGGTCCCAGCTACAAGTTTCTCAAGCAAGGGGCCGGGCAGTTGGTCCTGTTGGGTGGCCCGAATACCGGCAAAAGTTCGATTCTCGCCAAACTCACCAAGGCGGCCCCCGACATTGCTCCGTATCCATTCACGACTCGCGAGCCGTCCATCGGCATGATGGATTACGAGGATGTTCGGCTGCAACTGCTGGATACGCCACCGATTACGGCGGACGTCATGGAGCCAGCGGTGGGCGAAATCGTCCGCGCCTGCTCGGCGGCGATTCTCACGGTGGATCTGGGCGATGATGATGGCCCGTTCGCCATCGAGCCGGTCATCGAGCGGTTGGCCGGGGTTCGCAAGGAACTCGTCGCCGAACTGCCGGAAGATGGTGGCGAACCGACGACGTTTTACATTCGCACGCTCGTTTTGGGCACGCGCATCGATATGGATGGGGCGTCGGATCGCTTGGATATGGTCCGCGAAATTCTGGGCAATCGCTTCCCGATGCTCACCGTATCCCTGGAAACCGGGGAAGGGGTGGCCGAGATGCGCAAAGCCTTCTTTGATTTGCTGCGTGTGATGCGCATCTACACCAAATCGCCTGGGAAGTCGGCGGATATGACCTCGCCGTTTACCTGTCCGATTGGCTCAACCGTCTCCGAATTCGCCGGGTGTGTGCATCAGGATTTCACCGATAAAGTGAAGTCGGCCCGAGTCTGGGGCACCGGCGTCTTCGATGGGCAAACCGTGGGTCGCGATCATGTGCTGCATGACCGCGACGTGGTCGAACTTCAAGTCTGA
- a CDS encoding PSP1 domain-containing protein produces MSEPGLPDGSLSQTPPMSYLVRHGVMRHFGEFKPATPDHRFEKQQDVILRTERGIEVGQVICPAHPAMIQALVEPTTGTILRVMTAEDRQRHATLLARRNPAYDAAAELIRRHSLPMQLVDVEHLFGGERVVFFFLAEKRVDFRELVKSMAREFQTRIELRQIGVRDEAKLLADYGDCGRPVCCNTHMVVMPSVSMRMAKLQKSTLDPSKISGRCGRLKCCLRFEQDVYEEFQKQLPPINARILTRKGKGRVVGQEILNRMVLVEFEDGRRLPVQLDEILTRLP; encoded by the coding sequence ATGTCCGAGCCGGGTCTCCCCGATGGTTCGCTCTCGCAGACTCCGCCAATGAGTTATCTCGTTCGGCATGGAGTGATGCGTCATTTCGGCGAATTCAAACCGGCCACGCCCGATCATCGCTTCGAAAAGCAGCAGGATGTCATCCTGCGAACCGAACGCGGAATCGAAGTCGGGCAAGTGATCTGCCCCGCGCACCCGGCCATGATTCAGGCACTGGTGGAACCGACCACCGGGACGATTCTCCGCGTGATGACTGCCGAAGATCGGCAACGGCATGCCACGCTCTTGGCCCGTCGGAATCCCGCGTATGATGCTGCCGCTGAACTGATCCGCCGGCATTCATTGCCGATGCAACTGGTGGATGTCGAGCATCTCTTTGGCGGGGAACGGGTCGTATTTTTCTTCCTGGCCGAAAAGCGGGTCGATTTCCGCGAATTGGTCAAAAGCATGGCCCGCGAGTTTCAAACCCGCATCGAACTCCGACAAATCGGCGTGCGTGATGAAGCCAAACTGCTCGCCGATTACGGCGATTGCGGGCGGCCCGTCTGCTGCAATACCCACATGGTCGTGATGCCATCGGTGTCGATGCGCATGGCGAAATTGCAAAAATCGACGCTCGACCCCTCCAAAATCTCAGGGCGTTGCGGGCGGCTGAAGTGCTGTCTGCGATTCGAGCAGGATGTCTACGAGGAGTTCCAAAAGCAACTCCCACCGATCAACGCGCGAATTCTGACCCGAAAAGGCAAAGGCCGAGTCGTCGGTCAAGAAATTCTCAATCGGATGGTCTTAGTCGAATTCGAAGATGGGCGTCGATTGCCCGTTCAACTGGATGAAATCCTGACCCGATTACCCTAG
- a CDS encoding Minf_1886 family protein gives MPPFEHPRIAAILQRDSRYSGEAYYFIYEAVEYTQQSLLAASESPAAVRHITGRQLCEGVRDYARDQFGLLANTVFRIWGIHQTADIGEIVFHLIDQQFLSKTESDRREDFWDLFDLPRALSDDYPMSMAEFSRSRRGER, from the coding sequence ATGCCGCCATTTGAACATCCCCGAATTGCCGCCATTCTTCAGAGAGATTCCCGGTATTCCGGCGAAGCGTACTACTTCATCTACGAGGCCGTTGAATATACCCAGCAATCCCTTCTCGCAGCGAGTGAATCCCCGGCAGCCGTCCGCCACATCACCGGTCGCCAACTCTGCGAAGGCGTCCGCGATTACGCCCGCGATCAGTTTGGACTGCTCGCCAATACCGTCTTTCGGATCTGGGGCATTCATCAGACCGCCGATATCGGTGAAATCGTCTTTCACCTCATCGACCAGCAATTTCTCTCCAAAACGGAATCCGATCGCCGGGAAGATTTCTGGGATCTGTTCGATTTGCCCCGAGCGTTGTCAGACGATTATCCGATGTCGATGGCCGAATTCTCCCGATCCCGCCGAGGTGAGCGATGA
- the tuf gene encoding elongation factor Tu: MAKGTFERTKPHVNVGTIGHIDHGKTTTTAAILTRQAYKNKIQDKVKSYSEIAKGGIVRDANKTVTIAVSHVEYETANRHYAHIDCPGHADYIKNMITGAAQMDGAILVVAANDGPMPQTREHILLARQVGVPRIVVFLNKVDTVDDPELLELVELELRELLSKYDFPGDEIPIVRGQSKAVLECNGQDDDNPGCKSIDELMNALDTYIPEPKREEDKPFLMSIEDVFSIKGRGTVATGRVERGRGKVGDEVEIIGLRKNPTKTTITGIEMFNKTLDFAIAGDNVGVLLRGIDRDGIERGQVLAKPGSITPHTKFEANIYVLSKEEGGRHTPFFSGYKPQFYFRTTDVTGSVTLPEGVEMCMPGDNVKVVVELLPEMPVAMDEGLRFAIREGGRTVGSGVVSKILA; this comes from the coding sequence ATGGCAAAGGGTACATTCGAGCGGACCAAACCGCACGTGAATGTTGGCACGATTGGTCACATTGACCACGGCAAAACGACAACGACGGCCGCGATCTTGACGCGCCAAGCGTACAAGAACAAGATCCAAGACAAGGTGAAGTCGTACTCGGAAATTGCCAAGGGGGGTATTGTTCGCGATGCGAACAAGACGGTGACCATTGCGGTTTCTCACGTGGAATACGAAACTGCAAATCGTCACTATGCCCACATCGATTGCCCGGGCCACGCTGACTATATCAAGAACATGATCACCGGCGCTGCCCAGATGGACGGCGCGATCCTGGTGGTGGCCGCCAACGACGGTCCGATGCCGCAAACGCGTGAGCACATTCTGCTCGCTCGTCAGGTCGGTGTGCCGCGAATCGTGGTCTTCCTGAACAAGGTTGACACGGTTGACGATCCGGAATTGCTCGAACTGGTTGAACTCGAACTTCGTGAATTGCTCTCGAAGTACGACTTCCCGGGCGATGAAATTCCCATCGTGCGTGGTCAGTCGAAGGCTGTGCTCGAATGCAATGGCCAGGATGATGATAACCCCGGCTGCAAGTCGATCGATGAGCTGATGAATGCTCTCGATACGTACATCCCGGAACCGAAGCGTGAAGAAGACAAGCCGTTCCTGATGTCGATCGAAGACGTCTTCTCGATCAAGGGCCGCGGTACCGTGGCAACCGGTCGTGTGGAGCGTGGTCGCGGCAAGGTTGGTGATGAAGTCGAAATCATCGGTCTTCGCAAGAACCCGACCAAGACGACGATCACCGGGATCGAAATGTTCAACAAGACCCTCGATTTCGCCATCGCTGGCGATAACGTCGGGGTTCTGCTCCGCGGTATCGATCGTGATGGGATCGAACGCGGTCAGGTGTTGGCCAAGCCGGGTTCGATCACCCCGCACACCAAGTTCGAAGCCAACATCTATGTGTTGTCGAAGGAAGAAGGCGGCCGTCACACCCCGTTCTTCTCGGGCTACAAGCCGCAATTCTACTTCCGTACGACGGACGTCACCGGTTCGGTGACTCTGCCGGAAGGCGTGGAAATGTGCATGCCTGGCGATAACGTCAAGGTTGTCGTTGAGCTGCTGCCGGAAATGCCGGTCGCCATGGATGAAGGTCTCCGCTTCGCGATTCGTGAAGGTGGCCGAACCGTGGGCTCGGGCGTTGTCTCGAAGATTCTTGCCTAA
- the secE gene encoding preprotein translocase subunit SecE, with protein sequence MAVAESTAEVRSTRDASPVQSGMIGAIWLLLGIGLLFTAFPSFWTAAIAPSLTGALGSFMVGAIRLLIQVVGLVIWVRALTPIVGAQPPVGTRGGIFFGISMLLSVLFTARAIGLGLESIDSLAANPSTGLIVFGVITALLLAFGYWVLNRKAMRATMVAMEEQGWMHLHAYKGSQGQLVRRLTIIGLLVVLLSGVSTLASSSLLDTWTNRAVSQGEQGWNDWLIKVPFSSAITNSGDAVYLMLLPDLRFTIPMLLILGAIWFAVRIVNFPVFADFLIATEAEMNKVSWVTRKRLVQDTIVVLVTVLIMTVFLFVVDGILGKSLTWLRVLPSTSEIVAPKTSGAVEP encoded by the coding sequence ATGGCCGTCGCTGAATCAACTGCAGAAGTTCGTTCGACTCGAGATGCCTCTCCGGTTCAATCCGGAATGATTGGGGCGATCTGGTTGCTGCTTGGAATTGGTTTGCTGTTCACCGCATTTCCATCCTTTTGGACCGCGGCCATCGCTCCGAGTTTAACCGGAGCGTTGGGTTCGTTCATGGTGGGTGCGATTCGGCTGCTGATTCAGGTTGTCGGGCTGGTCATCTGGGTGCGAGCATTGACTCCCATTGTTGGAGCGCAACCACCGGTTGGGACTCGCGGCGGAATCTTTTTCGGAATCTCGATGCTCTTGAGCGTGCTCTTCACTGCTCGGGCGATTGGGCTTGGATTAGAATCAATCGATTCGCTTGCTGCGAATCCTTCGACCGGGTTGATTGTCTTCGGTGTGATTACCGCACTGCTCCTGGCCTTTGGGTATTGGGTGCTCAACCGCAAAGCGATGCGAGCGACTATGGTCGCGATGGAAGAGCAAGGTTGGATGCATCTGCATGCCTACAAGGGGTCGCAAGGTCAGCTCGTTCGCCGGCTGACGATCATCGGGTTGCTTGTTGTTTTGTTGAGTGGGGTTTCCACGCTCGCGAGTTCGAGTTTGTTGGATACTTGGACCAACCGAGCTGTCTCGCAGGGTGAGCAGGGCTGGAACGATTGGCTGATCAAGGTGCCGTTTTCCTCGGCGATCACCAATTCTGGCGATGCCGTTTATTTGATGCTGCTTCCCGATCTGCGATTCACCATCCCCATGTTGTTGATCCTTGGAGCGATTTGGTTTGCAGTCCGGATCGTCAACTTCCCCGTGTTCGCCGACTTCCTGATTGCGACGGAAGCTGAGATGAACAAAGTCTCTTGGGTCACGCGGAAGCGGCTGGTTCAAGACACCATTGTTGTCTTGGTCACCGTGTTGATCATGACAGTGTTCTTATTCGTGGTGGATGGGATTCTGGGCAAATCGCTCACTTGGCTGCGAGTGCTTCCCTCCACCTCCGAGATTGTTGCTCCGAAGACTTCCGGCGCAGTCGAGCCGTAA
- the nusG gene encoding transcription termination/antitermination protein NusG, with protein MEPTPGIDSQPPAPTSAADHSEATDYSASEYLGGDPAEFAASHANDVSAVPGDSSIPVDDTGEALEGAASKQSNKRWYVIKVQSGREESIKAAIERRVRIEGLEEFFSQIVIPTEKMTVLKKVTERKANGEKVVKEKRVIKETKKFPGYLMAEVEFNDRILYLFRETSGVGDFVGATITRAPIPMTDREVQAMLADQSGTSEAEIKVAPVTLKFGPGDKVKVRDGTFSGMEGEVKRIIEPTDPKESPRVAVEITIWGRPVSMDLEHWQVEPV; from the coding sequence ATGGAACCGACACCTGGGATTGACTCTCAGCCACCCGCCCCGACATCGGCGGCGGATCACTCGGAAGCAACAGACTACTCCGCTTCCGAATATCTGGGTGGAGATCCTGCTGAATTTGCTGCCAGCCACGCGAACGATGTTTCGGCAGTTCCAGGTGATTCATCGATTCCGGTTGATGACACGGGTGAAGCTCTCGAGGGTGCAGCTTCGAAGCAGTCGAACAAGCGATGGTACGTCATCAAAGTCCAGAGTGGACGTGAAGAGTCGATCAAAGCCGCAATTGAACGCCGGGTTCGCATTGAGGGGCTGGAAGAGTTCTTTTCGCAAATCGTGATTCCGACTGAGAAGATGACCGTTTTGAAGAAGGTCACGGAACGCAAAGCGAACGGCGAGAAGGTCGTTAAGGAAAAACGGGTCATCAAGGAAACGAAAAAGTTTCCAGGTTATTTGATGGCAGAGGTGGAATTCAACGATCGAATTCTCTACCTATTTCGAGAGACCTCTGGCGTTGGCGATTTCGTCGGCGCGACGATCACACGGGCTCCAATCCCGATGACCGATCGAGAAGTTCAAGCGATGTTGGCGGATCAATCCGGCACGAGTGAAGCCGAAATCAAGGTGGCACCGGTCACGTTGAAGTTTGGGCCGGGTGATAAAGTCAAAGTGCGAGATGGGACGTTCTCGGGGATGGAAGGCGAGGTCAAACGGATCATCGAGCCGACCGATCCGAAGGAATCGCCGCGTGTTGCCGTCGAGATCACGATTTGGGGACGACCGGTTTCGATGGATCTCGAGCATTGGCAGGTGGAGCCGGTCTAA
- the rplK gene encoding 50S ribosomal protein L11, with protein sequence MAKQVTAFVKLQCPGGQATPAPPVGPALGAHGVNIGQFVQRFNDMTKDKRGLMIPVIITVYNDRSFELKIKSPPAAVLLKIAAKIPHEKKKGGDVIPADSKKGGKYKGFSVTMAQVRQIAQDKLVDLNARDLDHAARIIAGTARSMGLTVNE encoded by the coding sequence ATGGCAAAGCAGGTAACAGCATTCGTCAAGCTCCAATGCCCGGGTGGCCAAGCAACCCCGGCACCGCCAGTCGGTCCCGCATTGGGTGCTCACGGCGTGAACATTGGTCAATTCGTTCAGCGTTTTAACGATATGACCAAGGATAAGCGTGGTCTGATGATTCCCGTGATCATCACGGTGTACAACGACCGCAGCTTTGAATTGAAAATCAAATCGCCACCAGCAGCGGTGCTGCTGAAGATCGCTGCGAAGATCCCCCACGAGAAGAAGAAGGGTGGGGATGTGATTCCGGCGGATTCGAAGAAGGGTGGCAAGTACAAGGGCTTCTCGGTGACGATGGCCCAAGTTCGCCAAATCGCCCAAGACAAGCTGGTCGATTTGAACGCTCGCGATTTGGATCACGCCGCGCGAATTATCGCCGGGACCGCCCGCAGCATGGGGTTGACGGTCAACGAGTAA
- the rplA gene encoding 50S ribosomal protein L1: MSDSPTASNESTASAKANATEESTKRRSRPGYPPRRGRKLRAKLNEINNKVEKEGTVAVARAVQLLKSVKRVKFDETVEVHIHLGIDTTQSDQMVRGSVSLPHGIGKSVRVVVFCQGENVAKAKEAGADFAGSTELIEKIQKENWLDFDVALATQDLMGQVSRLGKILGPRSLMPTPKAGTVVPMTGDLAAVVREFKAGKVEYRADKSGNLHVGVGKLSFDEQKLVENVTAFVEQVRNTKPTGVKGNYIHSITLSATMSPGVRLSM; the protein is encoded by the coding sequence GTGAGCGACAGCCCGACCGCCTCCAATGAGTCAACTGCCTCGGCAAAGGCAAACGCCACGGAAGAATCGACCAAACGCCGTTCTCGTCCGGGGTATCCTCCTCGTCGTGGTCGTAAGCTCCGAGCGAAGCTGAACGAGATCAACAACAAGGTTGAAAAAGAAGGCACGGTCGCGGTCGCACGTGCGGTTCAGTTGTTGAAGTCGGTCAAGCGTGTGAAATTTGATGAGACGGTGGAAGTGCACATCCACCTGGGCATCGATACCACGCAATCGGATCAGATGGTTCGTGGCAGCGTTTCGTTGCCGCACGGGATCGGGAAATCGGTCCGCGTGGTGGTCTTCTGCCAAGGTGAAAACGTCGCCAAGGCGAAAGAAGCGGGCGCTGACTTCGCGGGTTCGACCGAACTGATCGAAAAGATCCAGAAGGAAAACTGGCTCGACTTCGATGTGGCCTTGGCAACCCAAGATTTGATGGGTCAAGTCAGCCGCCTCGGGAAGATTCTTGGGCCGCGAAGCCTGATGCCAACTCCGAAAGCCGGGACTGTGGTTCCGATGACCGGAGACTTGGCAGCGGTTGTCCGCGAGTTCAAGGCCGGTAAGGTGGAATATCGTGCCGATAAGTCGGGCAACCTGCACGTGGGTGTTGGCAAGCTGAGCTTTGATGAGCAAAAGCTTGTTGAAAATGTCACCGCCTTCGTGGAACAGGTTCGGAATACCAAGCCGACCGGCGTGAAGGGGAATTACATTCACTCGATCACTCTGTCCGCCACGATGAGTCCTGGCGTTCGGTTGTCGATGTAA